One region of Deinococcus aerius genomic DNA includes:
- a CDS encoding GGDEF domain-containing protein, which produces MTALPVTAPPPRLDEEMLWQILAAADIGLLVTDAQRRIVYVNPTFTRETGYSAEEVLGRSCSFLQGPATDAADIAALREALDRGEPVQRVVLNYRKDGSTMRYKLRIRPVHEGGAVRYFVGVQEDYSAAHAAQVQLERLAYLDSLTGLGNRRAFDARLAEAACGGEGFALVLLDLNDFKQINDSRGHPAGDALLREVGGCLQRILPDAGLAFRLGGDEFAVLLPGGPEQAGQAARVLAALEQLEGGTLRTGLGCAHFPGEAGDIPSLLRLADRRLYQHKAAVKARR; this is translated from the coding sequence ATGACGGCCCTGCCCGTGACCGCGCCCCCGCCCCGCCTGGACGAGGAGATGCTCTGGCAGATTCTCGCCGCCGCCGATATCGGCCTGCTGGTGACGGACGCGCAGCGGCGCATCGTGTACGTCAACCCGACCTTCACCCGCGAGACGGGCTACAGCGCCGAGGAGGTGCTGGGCCGCTCGTGCAGCTTTCTCCAGGGGCCCGCGACCGACGCGGCCGACATCGCCGCCCTGCGCGAGGCCCTGGACCGGGGCGAGCCCGTCCAGCGGGTCGTGCTGAATTACCGCAAGGACGGCAGCACCATGCGCTACAAGCTGCGGATTCGCCCGGTCCACGAGGGCGGCGCGGTGCGCTACTTCGTGGGCGTGCAGGAGGACTACTCGGCGGCCCACGCCGCGCAGGTCCAGCTGGAACGCCTCGCCTACCTCGACAGCCTGACGGGGCTGGGCAACCGGCGGGCCTTCGACGCCCGGCTCGCGGAGGCGGCCTGCGGCGGCGAGGGCTTCGCCCTGGTGCTGCTCGACCTCAACGACTTCAAGCAGATCAACGACTCGCGGGGGCACCCGGCGGGCGACGCGCTGCTCCGGGAGGTCGGCGGCTGCTTGCAGCGCATCCTCCCGGACGCCGGGCTCGCCTTCCGGCTGGGCGGGGACGAGTTCGCCGTGCTGCTGCCGGGCGGTCCCGAGCAGGCCGGGCAGGCGGCGCGGGTCCTCGCCGCCCTGGAGCAACTGGAGGGCGGCACGCTGCGAACCGGGCTGGGCTGCGCCCACTTCCCGGGCGAGGCGGGCGACATCCCGTCGCTGCTGCGCCTGGCGGATCGGCGCCTGTACCAGCACAAGGCCGCCGTCAAGGCCAGGCGGTAA
- a CDS encoding EAL domain-containing protein, which translates to MQPLDCGALTALLLHAASRHLHRKLALLLAAHGLPLEVRDDAFVIPASGFDRLADVLAAFSGTERPDLLAVPRTGERLDLWHVAPLEQWVGRLSSGWFGAASERLRFHLQPIVELGGGGVYGYEALVRAEWGGQLIGAGPLLKAAATHGQSRGFDAHARRGAIQQAYPLLGPGQVLFINFAPGVVYNPDICLQTTFETCREVGADFSRLLFEVTESEAFPDLRLLRAILERYRAEGARVALDDLGAGHTSLTYLAELRPDLVKLDRDLVRGLHGDDPRVPLVSALVRYAHDLGIQVVAEGIETGGELRMVAELGADYAQGYFLGRPAPQPGGLAPQAARFWAAP; encoded by the coding sequence GTGCAGCCCCTGGACTGCGGGGCCCTGACCGCCCTGCTGCTTCACGCCGCCTCCCGGCACCTGCACCGCAAGCTGGCCCTGCTGCTCGCGGCCCACGGCCTGCCGCTGGAGGTCCGGGACGACGCCTTCGTGATTCCGGCCTCCGGGTTTGACCGCCTGGCCGACGTGCTGGCAGCCTTTTCGGGCACCGAGCGGCCGGATTTGCTCGCCGTTCCGCGCACCGGCGAGCGGCTGGACCTCTGGCACGTCGCCCCGCTGGAGCAGTGGGTGGGGCGGCTGTCGAGCGGCTGGTTCGGGGCGGCGAGCGAGCGGCTGCGCTTTCACCTCCAGCCCATCGTGGAACTCGGGGGCGGGGGGGTCTACGGCTACGAGGCCCTGGTGCGCGCCGAGTGGGGGGGGCAGCTCATCGGGGCGGGGCCGCTGCTGAAGGCCGCCGCCACCCACGGGCAGTCGCGCGGCTTTGACGCCCACGCGCGGCGGGGGGCGATCCAGCAGGCCTACCCGCTGCTGGGGCCGGGGCAGGTGCTGTTCATCAACTTCGCGCCGGGGGTGGTGTACAACCCCGACATCTGCCTGCAAACCACCTTCGAGACCTGCCGGGAGGTCGGGGCCGACTTCTCGCGGCTGCTGTTCGAGGTCACCGAGAGCGAGGCCTTTCCCGACCTGCGGCTGCTCAGGGCCATCCTGGAACGCTACCGCGCCGAGGGTGCCCGGGTGGCGCTCGACGACCTGGGGGCCGGGCACACCAGCCTGACCTACCTCGCCGAGCTGCGGCCCGACCTCGTGAAGCTCGACCGCGACCTCGTGCGCGGCCTGCACGGGGACGACCCGCGGGTGCCCCTGGTCTCGGCCCTGGTGCGCTACGCGCATGACCTGGGGATTCAGGTGGTCGCCGAGGGCATCGAGACGGGGGGCGAGCTGCGGATGGTCGCCGAACTCGGCGCGGACTACGCGCAGGGCTACTTCCTGGGCCGCCCCGCCCCCCAGCCGGGCGGGCTCGCCCCCCAGGCGGCGCGCTTCTGGGCGGCGCCATGA
- a CDS encoding zinc-dependent alcohol dehydrogenase family protein translates to MQAALYREFQTRPEVLTVPDPTPPGDGVVVQVGATGVCRSDWHGWMGHDPDITLPHVPGHELAGTVVAVGRDVRTWRVGDRVTVPFVSGCGRCPECRSGNQQVCERQFQPGFTHWGSFAEYVALHHAEGNLVPLPEGLDFVTAASLGCRFATSFRAVAQQGRVRAGEWVAVHGCGGVGLSAVMIAHALGAGVIAVDIDDEKLRLARDLGADVTLNSRMIPDVVGAVRDLTGGGAHVSLDALGHPQTCFNSVQSLRTRGRHVQVGLLLAGERHPPVPMDRVIARELEIYGSHGMAAHAYPEMLGMIERGALRPEKLVGRRISLAEAPDALMGMDRFPGSGVTVVDRF, encoded by the coding sequence ATGCAGGCCGCCCTGTACCGCGAGTTCCAGACCCGCCCCGAGGTGCTGACCGTCCCCGACCCCACGCCCCCTGGGGACGGCGTCGTGGTGCAGGTCGGCGCGACCGGCGTTTGCCGCAGCGACTGGCACGGCTGGATGGGCCACGACCCCGACATCACCCTGCCGCACGTGCCCGGGCATGAACTCGCCGGAACGGTCGTGGCGGTCGGGAGGGACGTTCGGACCTGGCGGGTGGGCGACCGGGTGACGGTGCCCTTCGTCTCGGGCTGCGGGCGCTGCCCGGAGTGCCGGTCGGGAAACCAGCAGGTGTGCGAGCGGCAGTTCCAGCCCGGCTTCACCCACTGGGGCTCGTTCGCCGAGTACGTCGCCCTGCACCACGCGGAGGGGAATCTCGTGCCCCTGCCGGAGGGCCTGGATTTCGTGACGGCGGCCAGCCTGGGGTGCCGCTTCGCCACCTCGTTCCGGGCGGTGGCCCAGCAGGGGCGGGTGCGGGCCGGGGAGTGGGTGGCGGTCCACGGCTGCGGCGGGGTGGGGCTCTCGGCGGTCATGATCGCCCATGCGCTCGGCGCGGGGGTGATCGCCGTGGACATTGACGATGAGAAGCTGCGGCTGGCCCGGGACCTCGGGGCCGACGTGACCCTCAACAGCCGCATGATCCCGGATGTGGTGGGGGCGGTCCGGGACCTGACCGGGGGCGGCGCCCACGTGTCGCTGGACGCGCTGGGGCACCCGCAGACCTGCTTCAACTCCGTGCAGAGCCTGCGGACCCGGGGGCGGCACGTGCAGGTGGGGCTGCTGCTCGCCGGGGAGCGGCACCCGCCAGTTCCGATGGACCGGGTGATCGCACGGGAGCTGGAGATCTACGGCAGCCACGGGATGGCCGCGCACGCCTACCCGGAGATGCTGGGCATGATCGAGCGGGGCGCGCTGCGGCCGGAGAAACTCGTCGGGCGGCGGATCAGCCTGGCCGAGGCCCCGGACGCCCTGATGGGGATGGACCGCTTTCCCGGCAGCGGCGTGACGGTGGTGGACCGGTTCTAG
- a CDS encoding putative bifunctional diguanylate cyclase/phosphodiesterase, whose translation MERTVDPHEAQRLECLHRYQVLDTPPEAEFDRITRFVKHLLEAPIVIICFVAVRRTWLKSSVGTNIHEMDRESVCCGEAIRRDEPFVVGDLHADPRFQNDPMVKFEGARSYAGAPLITPDGYRIGTLAVYDHHPREFTPEQRTFLQDLAAIVIDTLELRLTVLNWKQAQERSEHLAHHDALTGLPNRLMLLDRAEQALRQADRRGTPVGMLVLDLDGFKVINDSLGHAVGDALLRAVGERLSHVLRAEDTVARFGGDEFVVLLPELRGTLDAANVALKLQETLREPFQVRSHTLVTNCSVGISLYPADGRDAEALLRAADTAMYQAKAVGKGQCCFYEEEMTRAAQEKLHLRGRLAQALEREEFRLHYQPQVDLGTGRVIGLEALLRWPQPDGSWTPPGQFIPLAESSGLIVPLGAWVLREACAQLGRWRERGSLGVDLSVNVSARQWEDPSFPEQVRRVLGEAGLPPERLVLEVTESVLFSNPQGARRLAQGLASLGVRVAVDDYGTGFSNLRQLQHLPIGQLKLDRSFVQPLPGGDKDQALVRSAVTLARGLNAAVVGEGIETEGQLTALRRLGCTVGQGFLLGRPVGAEEFEARHLRP comes from the coding sequence ATGGAACGCACGGTGGACCCCCATGAGGCCCAGCGGCTGGAGTGTCTCCACCGGTACCAGGTGCTCGATACCCCGCCCGAGGCCGAGTTCGACCGCATCACCCGGTTCGTCAAGCACCTGCTGGAGGCGCCCATCGTCATCATCTGCTTCGTGGCCGTGCGGCGGACCTGGCTCAAGTCGAGCGTCGGCACGAACATCCACGAGATGGACCGGGAGAGCGTCTGCTGCGGGGAGGCCATTCGGCGGGACGAACCCTTCGTCGTGGGGGACCTGCACGCCGACCCGCGGTTCCAGAACGACCCGATGGTGAAATTCGAGGGCGCCCGCTCGTATGCCGGTGCCCCCCTGATCACCCCGGACGGCTACCGGATCGGCACCCTCGCCGTGTATGACCACCACCCCCGCGAGTTCACGCCCGAGCAGCGGACCTTCCTCCAGGACCTCGCCGCCATCGTGATCGACACGCTGGAGCTGCGCCTGACGGTGCTGAACTGGAAACAGGCCCAGGAGCGAAGCGAGCACCTGGCGCACCACGACGCCCTGACCGGCCTGCCCAACCGGCTGATGCTGCTCGACCGCGCGGAGCAGGCCCTGCGGCAGGCCGACCGGCGCGGCACCCCGGTGGGGATGCTGGTCCTCGACCTCGACGGCTTTAAGGTGATCAACGACTCCCTGGGGCACGCGGTGGGGGACGCGCTGCTGCGCGCGGTGGGGGAGCGGCTCTCGCACGTGCTGCGCGCGGAGGACACGGTCGCGCGCTTCGGCGGGGACGAGTTCGTGGTGCTGCTCCCCGAGCTGCGCGGGACGCTGGACGCGGCGAACGTGGCGCTCAAGCTCCAGGAGACGCTGCGCGAGCCCTTCCAGGTCAGGAGCCACACCCTGGTCACCAATTGCAGCGTGGGCATCAGCCTCTACCCGGCGGACGGGCGCGACGCCGAGGCGCTGCTGCGGGCGGCAGACACCGCCATGTACCAGGCCAAGGCGGTCGGCAAGGGGCAGTGCTGCTTTTACGAGGAGGAGATGACCCGCGCCGCCCAGGAAAAACTCCACCTGCGTGGCCGCCTGGCCCAGGCCCTGGAGCGGGAGGAGTTCCGCCTGCACTACCAGCCGCAGGTGGACCTCGGCACGGGCCGGGTGATAGGCCTGGAGGCGCTCCTGCGCTGGCCGCAGCCGGACGGGAGCTGGACTCCGCCGGGTCAGTTCATCCCGCTCGCGGAGTCCAGCGGCCTGATCGTCCCGCTGGGGGCCTGGGTGCTGCGGGAGGCCTGCGCGCAGCTCGGGCGCTGGCGGGAGCGGGGCTCCCTGGGGGTGGACCTGTCGGTCAACGTCTCCGCCCGCCAGTGGGAGGACCCCAGCTTTCCCGAGCAGGTGCGCCGGGTGCTGGGGGAGGCCGGGCTGCCCCCCGAGCGGCTGGTGCTGGAGGTCACCGAGAGCGTGCTGTTCTCCAACCCGCAGGGCGCGCGCCGGCTGGCGCAGGGTCTCGCGTCCCTGGGGGTGCGGGTCGCGGTGGACGACTACGGCACGGGCTTCTCGAACCTGAGGCAGCTTCAGCACCTGCCCATCGGCCAGCTCAAGCTCGACCGCTCCTTCGTCCAGCCCCTGCCCGGCGGGGACAAGGATCAGGCCCTCGTGCGCAGCGCGGTCACGCTGGCCCGGGGCCTGAACGCGGCGGTGGTGGGGGAGGGCATCGAGACGGAGGGGCAACTCACGGCCCTGCGGCGCCTGGGCTGCACGGTCGGCCAGGGCTTCCTGCTGGGGCGCCCGGTGGGGGCGGAGGAATTCGAGGCGCGCCACCTCCGCCCCTGA
- a CDS encoding tyrosine-type recombinase/integrase — MTLVRPQDTLALANLTDQALRVRAVEAASTYDAETLVGITRAYMTTASRKGARTSEKTLEAYSLAVRDFVPWARENGVQLLRPGRRDGGRYVAQLQTRPSQGRGRTGPLSAATVAQYVAGARALYRALRWAGATEAQPFEDAHVPPDPTPGIVKNPPYMREIDAVLEQCEPRLAALLLLCAHAGLRVSEALGVKVSDIQGARVTVRGKGGKVRRVPLGRRVRAALAGLSPALSDGSLFGWGYAQATYRMRAAFRAAGHGDAWRGFHAARKHSGTRLYRATKDFTRVGLFLGHASVDTTRRYVAVEEDDVAGEVEDF; from the coding sequence GTGACCCTCGTTCGCCCCCAGGACACGCTCGCGCTGGCGAACCTCACCGACCAGGCGCTGCGGGTGAGGGCGGTCGAGGCGGCAAGCACGTATGACGCCGAGACGTTGGTGGGGATCACCCGCGCGTACATGACGACCGCCAGCCGCAAGGGGGCGCGCACGAGCGAGAAGACGCTGGAGGCCTACAGCCTGGCCGTGCGCGATTTCGTGCCGTGGGCGCGCGAGAACGGGGTGCAGCTCCTGCGGCCCGGGCGGCGGGACGGGGGGCGGTACGTGGCGCAACTTCAGACCCGGCCCTCGCAGGGGCGCGGGAGGACGGGCCCCCTCTCGGCGGCGACGGTGGCGCAGTACGTCGCGGGGGCGCGGGCGCTGTACCGGGCGCTGCGCTGGGCGGGGGCGACCGAGGCGCAGCCCTTCGAGGACGCGCACGTGCCGCCCGACCCCACCCCCGGCATCGTGAAGAATCCCCCCTACATGCGCGAGATCGACGCGGTGCTGGAGCAGTGCGAGCCCCGGCTGGCCGCCCTGCTGCTGCTGTGCGCGCACGCCGGGCTGCGGGTCAGCGAGGCGCTGGGCGTGAAGGTCTCGGACATCCAGGGGGCGCGCGTGACGGTGCGCGGCAAGGGCGGGAAGGTGCGGCGGGTGCCACTGGGCCGGCGCGTGCGGGCGGCGCTGGCGGGCCTCTCCCCCGCCCTGTCCGACGGGTCGCTGTTCGGCTGGGGGTACGCGCAGGCGACGTACCGGATGCGGGCGGCCTTCCGGGCGGCGGGGCACGGGGACGCCTGGCGGGGCTTTCACGCGGCCCGCAAGCACTCGGGCACGCGGCTGTACCGGGCGACGAAGGACTTCACCCGGGTGGGGCTCTTCCTGGGGCACGCCTCGGTGGACACCACCCGCCGCTACGTCGCCGTCGAGGAGGACGACGTGGCGGGCGAGGTGGAGGACTTCTGA
- a CDS encoding type II toxin-antitoxin system Phd/YefM family antitoxin — MPEMVNLHAAKTQFSKLVDRAHGGEEIIIAKAGKPYARLLPLAPSQPRDFGFLAGRIQLSDEENRELMRPLGEEEVADWE, encoded by the coding sequence ATGCCGGAAATGGTCAATCTCCACGCCGCCAAGACCCAATTCTCCAAGCTCGTCGACCGGGCACACGGCGGCGAGGAGATCATCATCGCCAAGGCGGGCAAACCCTACGCGCGCCTGCTGCCGCTGGCCCCGTCCCAGCCGCGTGACTTTGGGTTCCTGGCTGGGCGGATTCAGCTCAGTGACGAGGAGAACCGCGAACTCATGCGCCCCCTCGGTGAGGAAGAAGTGGCGGACTGGGAGTGA
- a CDS encoding type II toxin-antitoxin system VapC family toxin — MRLLLDTHILMWLVASDARLPPTLAAQLQAPENGLLVSAASAWELSIKFHLGRLPSAAPLLDDFSGIAARLGAGVLSITPAHAVQAGALDWGHRDPFDRVLVAQALAEGLRLVTLDGNIMSYPGAPILR; from the coding sequence GTGAGGCTGCTGCTCGACACGCACATCCTGATGTGGCTGGTCGCCAGTGATGCTCGCCTGCCCCCGACTCTTGCCGCGCAGCTTCAGGCGCCGGAGAACGGTCTCCTGGTCAGTGCCGCCAGCGCGTGGGAACTGTCCATCAAGTTCCACCTGGGCAGGCTCCCCAGCGCCGCGCCACTCCTGGACGATTTTTCCGGCATCGCCGCGCGCCTGGGCGCCGGGGTGCTGAGCATCACGCCCGCGCATGCCGTGCAGGCCGGGGCGCTCGACTGGGGCCACCGCGACCCCTTCGACCGGGTACTCGTCGCGCAGGCGCTCGCGGAAGGCCTGCGGCTGGTCACGCTCGATGGGAACATCATGTCTTACCCGGGGGCGCCTATCCTGCGCTGA
- a CDS encoding aldo/keto reductase, which produces MRTIKLGTSSLDVPVIAVGCMRLDSLDRSEAERFVQAALDEGANFFDHADIYGRGRCEEIFADAIGMNGTVREGIILQSKCGIRQGMFDFSKEHILASVDGILRRLKTDYLDILLLHRPDTLVEPEEVAEAFDELERSGRVRHFGVSNQHPHQIDLLKKYVRQPLVANQLQLSLTNATMIKSGFNVNMENEAAVDRDGYILDYCRLHDITIQPWSPFQYGFFEGVFLDNPKFPELNAKIDEVAANYGVSNTTVAIAWLLRHPARMQPVIGTMNVGRLKDCCRASEVHLTREEWYALYRAAGNVLP; this is translated from the coding sequence ATGCGAACCATCAAGCTCGGCACCAGCTCCCTGGACGTTCCCGTGATCGCCGTGGGGTGCATGCGCCTGGACTCGCTCGACCGGTCCGAGGCGGAACGCTTCGTGCAGGCGGCGCTCGACGAGGGTGCGAACTTCTTCGACCACGCCGACATCTACGGCCGGGGCCGCTGCGAGGAAATCTTCGCGGACGCCATCGGCATGAACGGCACGGTGCGGGAGGGGATCATCCTGCAATCCAAGTGCGGCATCCGGCAGGGCATGTTCGACTTCTCGAAGGAACACATCCTGGCGTCAGTTGACGGCATCCTGCGGCGGCTGAAGACCGACTACCTCGACATCCTGCTGCTGCACCGTCCCGACACGCTCGTCGAGCCCGAGGAGGTCGCCGAGGCCTTCGACGAACTGGAACGCTCGGGCCGGGTCCGCCACTTCGGCGTCTCCAACCAGCACCCGCACCAGATCGACCTGCTGAAGAAATACGTCCGGCAGCCCCTCGTCGCCAACCAGCTTCAACTGAGCCTCACGAACGCCACGATGATCAAGAGCGGCTTCAACGTGAACATGGAAAACGAGGCGGCGGTGGACCGCGACGGCTACATCCTCGACTACTGCCGGCTGCACGACATCACCATCCAGCCCTGGTCGCCCTTTCAGTACGGCTTCTTCGAGGGCGTGTTCCTCGACAACCCCAAGTTCCCAGAACTCAACGCGAAGATCGACGAGGTCGCGGCGAATTACGGGGTCAGCAACACGACGGTCGCCATCGCCTGGCTGCTGCGGCACCCGGCGCGGATGCAGCCCGTGATCGGCACGATGAATGTCGGGCGGCTGAAGGACTGCTGCCGGGCGAGCGAGGTCCACCTGACGCGCGAGGAGTGGTACGCCCTCTACCGCGCGGCGGGCAACGTGCTGCCCTGA
- a CDS encoding cytochrome P450: protein MTASSFTLLDPFPWYADMRRASPVVRDPQSGMWMVFDYAGVQRTLSDWKAFSSERGRPRGENAESALSSSIISTDPPRHRQLRALVEQAFTPRQVRALAPRIGELVDELLAPVEGSGRMDFVLDLAYPLPVIVIAEILGIPASDRDRFKRWSDAVVTGDLSGSREMAAYFGRLIEERRHVPGEDLISGLIAAQVGGEHLNTQELLGFCILLLVAGNETTTNLLANTVLCWQGAPEAYERVVADRDLLPTTIEESLRFRSPVQSMFRVTAQDVELGGQLIPEGSPVLAWIGSANRDEAQFPDAARFDPARTPNRHLAFGHGVHFCLGAPLARLEASLALEALLERLPNLRVAPGTVLDPIPSQIVSGVKRLPVTFG from the coding sequence ATGACCGCCTCCAGCTTCACCCTGCTCGACCCCTTCCCCTGGTACGCCGACATGCGCCGCGCCTCCCCCGTGGTCCGCGATCCCCAGTCCGGCATGTGGATGGTCTTCGACTACGCGGGGGTGCAGCGCACGCTCTCCGACTGGAAAGCCTTCTCCTCCGAGCGGGGCCGCCCGCGCGGCGAGAACGCCGAGAGTGCGCTGTCGTCGAGCATCATCTCCACCGACCCGCCCCGGCACCGCCAGCTTCGCGCCCTGGTCGAGCAGGCCTTTACCCCCAGGCAGGTCCGCGCCCTGGCGCCGCGCATCGGGGAACTCGTGGACGAACTCCTCGCCCCGGTGGAGGGGTCCGGGCGGATGGACTTCGTCCTCGACCTCGCCTACCCGCTGCCGGTTATCGTGATCGCCGAGATTCTGGGCATCCCCGCCTCGGACCGCGACCGCTTCAAACGCTGGTCGGACGCGGTGGTGACGGGCGACCTGAGCGGCAGCCGCGAGATGGCCGCCTACTTCGGGCGGTTGATCGAGGAGCGCCGGCACGTGCCCGGCGAGGACCTCATCAGCGGTCTGATCGCCGCGCAGGTGGGGGGCGAGCACCTGAACACCCAGGAACTCCTGGGCTTCTGCATCCTGCTCCTGGTGGCGGGCAACGAGACCACGACCAACCTCCTCGCCAACACGGTGCTGTGCTGGCAGGGCGCGCCGGAGGCGTATGAACGGGTCGTCGCCGACCGCGACCTGCTCCCCACGACCATCGAGGAGTCGCTGCGCTTCCGCTCGCCGGTCCAGTCCATGTTCCGGGTGACGGCGCAGGACGTGGAGCTGGGCGGGCAACTCATCCCCGAGGGCAGCCCGGTCCTGGCCTGGATCGGCTCGGCCAACCGCGACGAGGCGCAGTTCCCGGACGCGGCCCGCTTCGACCCCGCCCGCACGCCGAACCGGCACCTCGCCTTTGGGCACGGGGTCCACTTCTGCCTGGGGGCGCCCCTCGCCCGGCTGGAGGCGAGCCTCGCGCTGGAGGCTTTACTGGAGCGCCTGCCGAACCTGCGCGTGGCGCCCGGTACCGTCCTCGACCCCATCCCCAGCCAGATCGTCTCGGGCGTGAAGCGGCTCCCGGTCACGTTCGGCTAG